cgcaattctgagaaaaaaagtcagaatttacgagatgtaaactcacaattgcgagttataaagtcagaattgcatgacaaactcacaattcttttttttttttttttttttttctcagaattgcgtgatttaaaaaaaaaaaaagaaaaatctgaattgtgagataaacaaaaatcgcaattaccttttttttaatttttttattcagtagcagAAAAGGGCTTTCATAAAAATTAGTGAAGACCACCTGAGTGTTAAAGCAGTAGTTCACCTAAGTATGGAAATTGTCATTATTTCCTCACTAACACTCAAGTCTGGTTGTTAACGTCATTTTTTGTGTCCAATGCTGCAGTCGTCATTCCTGATGCTAGAAAGATTCGTGCTGCCAAAGAGAAAAGGAGACAAGCCAGAGCCCAGCAAGATTACATCTCGCTGGATTCACCTCGCACTCCTGGAAGCCTACAGGAAGAAGATCTGAGCAATGGAGAACAAAACAGTGACAATGAGCTGGACGATCATGAGCGCAGAATCGAGTTTGCACCCAAACCCAAGACTCTAAGAGAGCGAATGGCTGAGAAGATGGGTGAGAATCTGTGATGCTCCTTGTGTATatgaaagggatagttcacccaaaaatgttaaatctgtcattaattactcaccctcatgtcattccaaaacagttagaccttcgttcatcttcagaatacaaattattttttaagaaatccgagagctttctgaccctgcatagacagtagtTGATAGAAAGATGACTGTatgttctgtgtttgttttttgtagggAGTGATAGTGATGAGAGCTTTTCTGATAGCCAGGAGGAGGAAGACCAGCAGATGTGGGAGGAGCAGCAGATTGGAAAAGGAGTCAAAAGACACCAAGTGAGTCCACTGTGACATGAAGGCTCAGTTAATCTTCCTGAGCCATTCTGGATTGTATATAATATCTTTAACTTGGTTTCTATTACACACTGCTTCCATAGTGTTTCAAGGACCTTTCCTTGTATTCTCAGAAGGAATATCAGGCTCCTAGACCAGCCCGACAGAAGAAAATGGGCATCCCTGAAACACTTCCACCAGTCAGTATTGATGTCATTAAGAAGAGAATCATTTCAAAGTAAGCTGcagaaatgcatttgttttatacttttttgtaattaaataactGTTCAAAAGATTAGTGGTTTTACCTTGATCATATAATTctaattttacatattatttattattaaaaaattattttaagaaattacatGTACacaacaaggatgcattcaactgatcaaaagtgacaataaatacatttacaatgttacaaaataattatattaaaaaatgctgttcttttgaactttcagttgatcaaaaaatcctaaaaaaaaaggattaacacaaaaaatatttatattttaagcagcaaaatattatatatattatatatacattataattacagtgtacacacatatattaggcaaactcaaacttttatttttgtatgcgattaatcgtttgacagccctaaaaatataaaaaaaaataattattgttatattgtattatattatatatatatatatattaacaaataaaaaatgttttgctccAGATTAGATTCACTGAGGGAGGTGCACAGAGCACGGGAGGCAGAGCTAAGGAGGATGCAACTGGATATGGAAATGGCTAAAAGCTCACTGGAGAGCCTTGAAAACCATGCTGCAGATGAGCAGCTCCGGTTCTACCGTACCATGAATATATTCTCACGGAACCTACTGGAATGCCTGTCTGAGAAGGTtcatttttgctaaattaaCCATGTACATAATTTAGTATACCTGTATTCAGTTCATAAAGTATTGGTGgtatgctttatttttcagatggCTTTAATAAACTCTGTTGAGCTGGACATGCACAGTCTCTATATTGACCAGGCAGAGGCGCTGGTGAGTCAGAGAAGAGAAGCACTACAGGAGGAGTCCACACGGATTCAGAAGTTAACCTGTAAGATGTACTGCCTTTTAGTATGTAGAATTTTGTAAAGGACTGCTTCACATATTATGCCCTCTCATATGATTATAATGATCATAACTTCCATCTATCAAAGGACTGaatgcacattcattcatataatattgtgtttatggCTGTCTTATAGATAACACAGATTCACACAGTAATGGTGACACAACCGGAGGCTCTAACCTAACTTGGCAGAGGtgattattatggattattatGTTTGCACTTTCACCATTACTGACTGTTATTGCTGTGAATCCTAGAAACACTAAGCCTGACATTATGAAACTCTATAGATTGCAGCTTTTGGAGGCTTTCTGAGATGCTTATAATCTGTAAATTACAgctgtcaaagtcatttatcaTCAGTTATTCAATTCCCTATGCTTTTTCATGTCCTAGCTTGTCTGAAGACATTGTGTGTGTACCGTGTGACTTGGAACCAACGGCTGAACAGCAGGCAGAGCTACAAAGTAAAAAAGGTGTGAGAAGTTTCACGGaatcagaaattatttttaaacagtgtCATGAGAATACAAAACTGCGTAACGGTTGTGTTTAGaatccatatgtgaccctggaccacaaaaccagtcataagggtcaattttttttaaatgtaagatttatacatcatctgaaagctaaataaataagcttttaattGATAGGACAGgatagaataggacaatatttggctgagatacaagtatctgaaaaaaataaaaaatattgagaaaatcgcctttataGTTGTCCAAATGTAGTTCTTAGcattgcatattattaatcaaaaattaagttttgagatatttacagtacgaaatttacaaaatgtctttacggaacatgatctttacttaatatcctaatgatttttggcataaaagaacaatcgatcattttgacccatacagtattgttggctattgctacaaatatacctgtgctacttatgactggttttgtggttcagggccATAAGTGCATCTATAACTTTGATTCAATTTCAGATGATCTACTGAAAAAGGCACAGGAAGTGTTTGCAGATGTTCAAACAGACTTCTGGGATGTGAAAAAAATCCTCTCCAGATTTGATGAGTGGCGTGTCTCCTTTCAGGACTCTTATAGTAATGCCTACATTGGCCTGTGCATCCCAAAACTTCTGGCACCCCTGATCCGACACCAGCTCATTGGCTGGAATCCTCTTCAGGTGATATATGGCTTGTCTACAATATATTATATCAGAATTCATTGCAAGGAATTCTAAGAAGATTTATAACAATTTTGCTGCTCTATCAGATCATTTTGTACTTCAATATGTATACCCAGGCATTTCACCGTGTTTTTTCCTGTAGGCAGGTGAAGACTTTGAGGCATTGCCGTGGTATTCTGCTGTCGAGAGGTTCTGTCACGGGCAGGGTTATGAGGAATCGGAGAACATGGATAAGACGACGCTGCCTACCATAATTGAGAAGACAATCCTCTCTAAAGTTCAAGGTGACTATGCCATTTGCACATAATTACATTAACAGCTTTATAACACCCACCATCCTACTGCATTTTAGAGTTTGAGTAGAGGAACAGAATGTTTCAGAGAGTAATTTAATATCACGCTTtggattttaatttaacattaagcATATCAGAATGTCTTGTTCTGGTTCTCTGATTGCTGTCAGTGCAGCATTTGTTTAGAAGTGCAGAATGAAATCCAGAACTAAGTACCTTATTAAAAACGTAGGTTGTTTTGGGCAGGTTTCGTGGAGCTCGTGTGGGACCCTCTGTCCGCGCAGCAGTCTCAAACCCTCACGACACTGTGCAAGAGAATACAGGATGATTACTCTGTATTTGATGGTGAACAAAGCAAACCTGTCAAGGTATTGTCTTATAACGTATTAAAACACCAGATGTTATATCAGTAAGTATAATCAGCTTGTGAATTCATCCTGCAGGCCTTTGTAGAAGCAGTTATTCAGAGGTTAAGGAGTGCAGTAGACAATGATGTCTTTGTCCCATTGTACCCAAAAAAGtaagttttatttcaatgtggtgtttttaatatttagctaaacatttcaaaagctaATTGCTGGGTAATTATTGCATTcagatgtttgtgtgtgattgTCAAGTTGTTGTATTGAGTTAATCAAGACATTGTCCTTTTTGCTAAGGTTTTTAGAGGATAAGCAGTCCTCACAGTTCCAGTTTCAGAACAAACAGTTTTGGTCAGCAGTGAAGGTTTGACATTTCACTTCTGGTCATGTTCTGACTATTAGCTGTTTCCTTacacatttcaacattttggggtcagtacatttttaatacaagttagtactttaattcagcaaaggtacattaaattcatcaaaagtgacagtaaagatatttataatgttacagaatattaaaagattagttcatttccagaataaaaaatttcctgataatttgttcacccccatgtcatccaagatgtctgtctttctttagtcgaaaagaaatggtttttgaagaaaacatcccaggatttttctccatatagtggacttcagtggggatcaacaggttgaaggtccaaattgcagtttcagtacagcttcgaagggctctacacgatcccagctgaggaataagggtcttatctagtgaaatgatctgtcattttctaacaaatacattttttttatatatttttcaaccacaaatgctcatctttcagctctgcGTCCACAACTTTACGTAATCACAGTGGAAAGGTTACGCGTGATGTAggcagaagttccaacccagtgtttacaaagcgaacttgcaaagaaagtcaaacaaaaaaaaaggtaaaacaatgaatagtgttttttttcaccctacctTACGTTTTTCAACTGGAGTAAACTGAACTAACCGCGTGTgtcctttccaacgtgattacataatcgcagagatgtaatttttattttatttatttattttttttaaagaaaattacagatcgtttcactagataagtcttattcctcagctgggattgtgtagaatgcttagaagctgcattgaaactgcaaattggaccttcaaccttgtcggttcccattgaagtccactatatggagaaaaatcctggacattttccccaaaaaccttattttggttcgactaaagaaagaaagacaataaTACTGtctttgtattatagtaagggctaagtgtagggttggggtaggtgtagatcttaataaaacacaatctaataggtagaacaattcatttaatTGTTAGTTTCTGGTCTGAGCTGTATCCCCTCTAGCCACAACCGCGGTAACCCGTTTTCTTTTATCGGAGTAAGGTCACAAATGGCGGAAGCATAAACCGGGCGACAcaggtagtttttttttgttttttgttttttttgccttttacccCGCACATATGATACATGACAGGGACGCATTGTTAGTGCAGATTTAAACACGTCTAGACAGAGCAAACATTTTGCAgcaaagaaagaatgaaatgcATTACAAAAACTGACTCTTTCATGACTCAAAAAATTTGTTCTCATCTCCTGCAGCGGAAGTGTTTCAGTCAAAATGCTGCATTTATAACTGTATGAGAGGATAATATGAGCTGTAAGTTTCGTGCTGACATGTTGCAAGCTTTAACATCACAATTGACAAAAATATGGAATACTTTGAGTCAGATACGcaaatgattatattttaatgtcactaaATGGAAATAACCTGATTTCTTGCTTTCTTGGGTTGTCAGGTTACTGATGTGCATGTAAATTTGCTAATTatcattttggatgacatgggggtgagtaaattatcaggaaatttttgttctggaaatgaacaaatcctttaaataggtgctgttctttttaactctttattcatcaaagattcctAAAAAAATTGTAGCATGTAGCAtgcttttcacaaaaatattaagcagaaaactgttttcaacactgaaataagaaatgtttcttgagtgccaaatcagcatattagaatgatttctaaaggatcgtgtgacactgtagactggagtaatagtgctaaaaattcagcttttccatcacaggaataaattacattttaaaatagattaaaatagaagttattttaaattatatatttatttattatttattatttcacaatattgctgtttgtactgtatttttgatcaaattaatgcagccttggtgagtatagttcattcaaaaacattttattgaaaaattgtACTGATCTCAAAACGTTTTGCAAGTAATATACATTAACATGTTAATGAGAAATCAAACTAGTGTTTAAGGTAAAATCTTTCTTGATATGTTCGAACGCTGATCGTTACATGAAATCTTTGTCTTTCAGTTGCTTGGTAACATGGCATTATGGGATGGATTGATTTCTGAACATATTCTTAAAGAGCTCATTTTGGAGAAACTCCTTGGCCGTTACTTGATGATCACTGTTCTTAACGAATCTGATCCGAAACACAGCATCCTGAAATGCAAAAAGGTACCTGTGCTTATAATGTCAATCTAATCTCATTGGTTACTGCTAAGGTAGTTCATTATATAACTAACTTTTATCCTTCTGAAAAGATTGCAGATTGTTTTCCAAAATCATGGTTTATTGATGTCAACGCTGGATCGTCACTACCTCAGCTGCAGAACTTCAGCAAACACCTTGTTCAGATCGCTCATGCCTTATTTGAGGGCAACAAGGACTCCAGTTGCACTCGGTAATGCACAACAGTGAACCTCAGACTAATGTATAATTACACAAcagacatttcacaatatttatgttattaaataatgaagaaattgtttattttgtataatagttctaatgtttttttattattttttttaattttccaggGCAGTTTTAACTGATGTGCTGTTTGTCCTGAAGAACATAAAGGCACATGACAGTATTAGGACTATAACAGAAAAATATCATTGTGAGGATCTGTTAAAAGCTCTCTAGTAGCAGCCATCTAATCCCGGCtgcatgttttgtatgtttttaaggTGCAGAGTCACTTTGATATATGTATGTAcagtgaataaaatgttttattttggtccACATGGTTTTcattttcctcagaactgtcatttattcctgtcaggaaaatgaaatattttactattccacagttatttttatgaaattatatatggTTCTCATTCTACCTGTTTATGCATGCCACATATATTACAGTCTGGTGTCTCTGGAACATATATCCCAAAAGAGCCGTTTCCCAGACTTGGAATAATTCTTGTCTTGGATCAAATATTACTGGCTTAGTCCAAGCCATACCATTCAGAGTCACCATGAACGGCTGATTTAGCTTCCATGATTTagaattttttctgaattcCTGTTGTGAGGCAACTCAACCTTCCAAGAAAATACTCTTGCAGATGTTTGAAACTGAGAAGCTATCCAGCCATGATGTTTCTCTACTTGCAAACTTCTTGTTACaataattgtactgtttttaataCATAGCATGctaaaaaacactcaaaacacgTAAGCAACCAGATAACAACACTTTTGCATTGAAGCAATGAGATTTGCACAGGGCAACCATTTTGCATCCAGGGAAATATACAAGCCTGGTTATATTTTATGGGTGTTTTTATTTCTCAGTAGAGACTCAATAAATAGGTTTATTGTTTAGTTGTGGCTTGTTTTCCTCCGGTGCATGTTTCGGTTTATGAGGATGACATCATTACCGCTAAACCAAACAATGGCATTTTATTGAATAGATCCTCAGAGACAACTCGCATATCCAGGATGCCTTTCCATCAAACCAACCCAACCAGACATTCAAATGATAAGAACATAGTGGCTCCTTGAATCATGTTTATGTGTGGCAATAGGATCCTCAGCATCTGACACAGAACTCTGAACAGTCTTCTATAAGGGTCATTCCTGGGATTcggcaacattttatttttcaactaCATACGATTCATTTTCTAAATACCCCACACAATTATGCACATGTCAGATTGCACAATCAAATTTTGCCACCTCAAGCATTAACATCCTTTTACTAGACACTATTTTTGTCAATCCGTAATGGACAAAATGGaattggtttaaaaaaagaaatttatacaGAACTTGTTATAAAACAAATGTCAACCTACTGCTCATGTCCCTGACAACAATttaataacaaatgtaacatttaccatattttttttacgGGACTGAAGCTAAAACTACACAAACTTTGTGTCTATGgtctctttattttttataaaaaatatttttaatttagaagtTTAACTAAAACCATAGTGTTATTGTTTTAGTCCTTAACATGTCAGATAGTAATCACCAAAAAATGgtttttaattcttaattgtTTTccctatattttttttatgttacaaGATGTGATGGGGTTGAAGTCTATAGCAGGTTTGAAGGGATATATTGccttcagttttaatttttggttttctttctctctcacattGTCCCCTTATTTCTTGGTCAACATATCTGCATGCCCAACACGGTCTTTCTGCTGCAAATGTGGGGGCAATTTCTGATGTAGGACACTTGTCAAAATTTAAGTGGACATATTACAGAAGAAAAatctaacaaaaacaaattattttttaatatatatttttcacgACGGCGGCAATAGCATCGTGGTTAGCGCATCGACATATAGTGCCGTTGTGCTGCAgatgtcccgagttcgaatcccagccCGATCCCACCCCATTCTCTCCGCTTTGCTTTCTGTCTAACTACACTGTCCTGtttaaataaaggcataaaaacgccaaaaataaatcttaaaaaaaagaaaaaagaaatatattattcacaACAAAAGAACACATAAATGCTtacattattgttaaaaaaaaaaaaaaatgtgactctGTTAATATTTTTCTAAGTACAAACTCATTAAGTGCCTcaagtaaatacaaaatacttgATTTAAGATAGATATAAGACATTACTTTAtgctaaaaaatgttaaaatgcaataattatttttattcattataatggGCAGACCAAAGTGTTGTGAAAAGCTTCGATCAATTCATTTTGGTGAACCACCACTTCAGAAACTCTGGGTGACTGAAATATTCCCAAATCCCAAGAATGATCCATATATAGTCACTGACTGACCTGTGCGGACGTGAGGATGGTAGATATCTCACCTCTCGACTAGTCCATCACTGCACTG
Above is a genomic segment from Labeo rohita strain BAU-BD-2019 chromosome 17, IGBB_LRoh.1.0, whole genome shotgun sequence containing:
- the gcfc2 gene encoding GC-rich sequence DNA-binding factor 2 isoform X1, whose protein sequence is MFNKKPRRNFRQRKNESSDEDENEKLGGKETEKADSKADLPRKGNSSNVNVSSKTRESDSSDAEEPSITSLQSKDSKQQSKSNTLSFVDEKDATEESFTVKRSVNREVVFQARKKEGSPAPLPSFQVKKSNRDVSVQSDSDSDASVEDIPPDSDDGSSSTMSSSSGSSKPQRVVIPDARKIRAAKEKRRQARAQQDYISLDSPRTPGSLQEEDLSNGEQNSDNELDDHERRIEFAPKPKTLRERMAEKMGSDSDESFSDSQEEEDQQMWEEQQIGKGVKRHQCFKDLSLYSQKEYQAPRPARQKKMGIPETLPPVSIDVIKKRIISKLDSLREVHRAREAELRRMQLDMEMAKSSLESLENHAADEQLRFYRTMNIFSRNLLECLSEKMALINSVELDMHSLYIDQAEALVSQRREALQEESTRIQKLTYNTDSHSNGDTTGGSNLTWQSLSEDIVCVPCDLEPTAEQQAELQSKKDDLLKKAQEVFADVQTDFWDVKKILSRFDEWRVSFQDSYSNAYIGLCIPKLLAPLIRHQLIGWNPLQAGEDFEALPWYSAVERFCHGQGYEESENMDKTTLPTIIEKTILSKVQGFVELVWDPLSAQQSQTLTTLCKRIQDDYSVFDGEQSKPVKAFVEAVIQRLRSAVDNDVFVPLYPKKFLEDKQSSQFQFQNKQFWSAVKLLGNMALWDGLISEHILKELILEKLLGRYLMITVLNESDPKHSILKCKKIADCFPKSWFIDVNAGSSLPQLQNFSKHLVQIAHALFEGNKDSSCTRAVLTDVLFVLKNIKAHDSIRTITEKYHCEDLLKAL
- the gcfc2 gene encoding GC-rich sequence DNA-binding factor 2 isoform X2, whose protein sequence is MFNKKPRRNFRQRKNESSDEDENEKLGGKETEKADSKADLPRKGNSSNVNVSSKTRESDSSDAEEPSITSLQSKDSKQQSKSNTLSFVDEKDATEESFTVKRSVNREVVFQARKKEGSPAPLPSFQVKKSNRDVSVQSDSDSDASVEDIPPDSDDGSSSTMSSSSGSSKPQRVVIPDARKIRAAKEKRRQARAQQDYISLDSPRTPGSLQEEDLSNGEQNSDNELDDHERRIEFAPKPKTLRERMAEKMGSDSDESFSDSQEEEDQQMWEEQQIGKGVKRHQKEYQAPRPARQKKMGIPETLPPVSIDVIKKRIISKLDSLREVHRAREAELRRMQLDMEMAKSSLESLENHAADEQLRFYRTMNIFSRNLLECLSEKMALINSVELDMHSLYIDQAEALVSQRREALQEESTRIQKLTYNTDSHSNGDTTGGSNLTWQSLSEDIVCVPCDLEPTAEQQAELQSKKDDLLKKAQEVFADVQTDFWDVKKILSRFDEWRVSFQDSYSNAYIGLCIPKLLAPLIRHQLIGWNPLQAGEDFEALPWYSAVERFCHGQGYEESENMDKTTLPTIIEKTILSKVQGFVELVWDPLSAQQSQTLTTLCKRIQDDYSVFDGEQSKPVKAFVEAVIQRLRSAVDNDVFVPLYPKKFLEDKQSSQFQFQNKQFWSAVKLLGNMALWDGLISEHILKELILEKLLGRYLMITVLNESDPKHSILKCKKIADCFPKSWFIDVNAGSSLPQLQNFSKHLVQIAHALFEGNKDSSCTRAVLTDVLFVLKNIKAHDSIRTITEKYHCEDLLKAL